Proteins from one Ipomoea triloba cultivar NCNSP0323 chromosome 1, ASM357664v1 genomic window:
- the LOC116014087 gene encoding anthocyanidin 3-O-glucosyltransferase 2-like, with the protein MEDAIELVFIPASGMGHLVSAVGTAKLLLQARPQLSVTVLIMKLPFAPDSNINSYIDSLLADDDDKDNSRLKLIPLPDALKGHTDMASIFRVFLDSQKTKVRECVNEMLASVGVRQRLAGFVVDMILCSTMMDVADEFGVPTYVFYPSGAAMLGLHLHLQSLNDDHALEFKDSDPHLNISTYSKPFPLNLLPYFLLDNTNGCLDGARRIRRAKGVIVNTFFDLERHRRHALESLSKDRCVPPVYPVGPILNLNSHYNKNRGSLMKWLDDQPVSSVVFLCFGSGGTFPETQVKEIAYALESSGQRFLWALRKPPCPGSLVPTEYTNPEEVLPEGFLERTQNIGKIIGWAPQSEVLAHPSVGGFMSHCGWNSILESIWFGIPMATWPMCADQHGNAFQLVREIGMAVEVTMDYKIDSKDPKTNFLIVPEIVNAKEIEFGITSLMDHSTSNSIRTKANNGGWWLIL; encoded by the exons aTGGAAGATGCTATTGAGTTGGTTTTCATTCCAGCCTCTGGAATGGGTCACCTTGTTTCTGCAGTCGGAACGGCGAAACTCCTCCTTCAAGCACGGCCTCAGCTCTCCGTCACTGTGTTGATCATGAAACTGCCTTTTGCCCCCGATTCCAACATTAATTCTTACATCGATTCTCTGCTTGCCGATGACGATGACAAGGATAACTCTAGATTGAAGCTCATACCACTGCCTGATGCTTTGAAGGGCCACACCGACATGGCTTCCATCTTCCGTGTCTTCTTGGATTCTCAGAAGACTAAAGTCCGAGAATGCGTTAATGAAATGTTGGCTTCTGTGGGTGTGAGGCAGCGGCTAGCGGGATTTGTTGTGGACATGATTTTGTGTAGCACCATGATGGATGTGGCTGACGAGTTTGGGGTCCCCACCTACGTGTTCTACCCTTCCGGTGCTGCTATGCTCGGCCTTCACCTCCATCTCCAGAGCCTCAATGACGACCACGCCTTGGAGTTTAAGGATTCCGACCCTCATCTCAACATCTCTACATATTCCAAACCCTTTCCGCTCAACTTACTGCCCTACTTTTTATTGGACAACACCAACGGCTGTTTGGACGGTGCCAGACGAATCCGACGGGCCAAAGGCGTCATTGTCAACACCTTCTTCGACCTAGAGCGACACCGGCGACACGCACTTGAATCTCTCTCTAAAGACAGGTGTGTCCCACCTGTTTACCCTGTGGGGCCCATATTAAACCTGAACAGCCATTACAATAAGAATCGAG GATCTTTGATGAAATGGTTGGATGACCAACCAGTTTCGTCAGTTGTATTCCTTTGCTTCGGGAGTGGCGGTACTTTTCCCGAGACTCAAGTGAAGGAGATAGCTTACGCGCTTGAAAGTAGTGGGCAAAGGTTCTTATGGGCTTTGAGGAAACCACCCTGTCCAGGTTCACTAGTCCCCACGGAGTATACCAATCCGGAAGAGGTCCTGCCGGAAGGATTCTTGGAAAGAACTCAAAACATTGGAAAAATTATAGGATGGGCACCACAAAGTGAAGTTCTAGCTCACCCTTCTGTTGGGGGCTTCATGTCTCATTGCGGATGGAATTCAATTTTGGAGAGTATTTGGTTCGGAATTCCGATGGCAACTTGGCCAATGTGTGCAGATCAACATGGAAATGCGTTCCAATTGGTAAGAGAGATAGGAATGGCGGTGGAAGTTACGATGGATTACAAAATAGATTCAAAAGATCCCAAGACGAATTTTCTAATAGTTCCAGAAATAGTGAATGCAAAAGAAATAGAATTTGGAATCACAAGTCTTATGGACCACTCTACTTCCAATTCTATAAGGACAAAAGCTAACAATGGAGGATGGTGGCTCATCCTTTAA